In Fimbriimonadales bacterium, a genomic segment contains:
- the rpsL gene encoding 30S ribosomal protein S12 produces MPTVNQLIRYGRSQVKRKSKSPALRRNPQKRGVCIYVRTMKPKKPNSALRKVARVRLTNGIEVTAYIPGIGHNLQEHSVVLVRGGRVKDLPGVRYHIIRGAEQAAGTSDRMQGRSKYGTKKPKTSGK; encoded by the coding sequence ATGCCGACAGTAAATCAGTTGATTCGTTATGGTCGAAGTCAGGTGAAAAGAAAGTCGAAGTCACCTGCACTACGAAGAAACCCGCAAAAACGGGGGGTATGCATTTACGTGCGTACCATGAAGCCGAAGAAGCCGAACTCGGCTCTTCGAAAGGTCGCGCGCGTGCGTTTGACGAATGGCATAGAAGTTACGGCATACATTCCCGGAATCGGGCATAACCTTCAGGAGCATAGCGTAGTGCTCGTTCGGGGGGGGCGTGTGAAGGACTTGCCTGGCGTCCGATATCACATCATTCGTGGCGCTGAACAAGCTGCGGGCACGAGCGACAGGATGCAAGGAAGAAGTAAATACGGAACGAAAAAACCGAAAACGAGCGGAAAATAA
- the rpsG gene encoding 30S ribosomal protein S7, whose amino-acid sequence MSRKGKIEKLEVLPDPIYGSELVQRFINRLMVDGKKSKAEKIFYTALDVCAEKANKPPLEVFEKALQNVMPVMEVRPRRVGGQTYQVPMEVTPARRRTLAIRWLVTLARKRQGKSMVEKLSAELLDAYNNTGSAVKKKEDTHRMAEANKAFAHFRF is encoded by the coding sequence ATGTCGAGAAAAGGGAAAATTGAAAAGCTTGAAGTGTTGCCTGACCCGATATACGGGTCGGAGCTGGTTCAGCGTTTCATCAATCGGCTCATGGTGGATGGGAAGAAAAGCAAAGCGGAAAAGATTTTTTACACAGCATTAGACGTGTGTGCGGAAAAGGCGAATAAGCCTCCTCTGGAAGTTTTTGAAAAAGCCTTGCAAAACGTCATGCCCGTTATGGAAGTGCGTCCTCGACGTGTAGGAGGGCAAACCTATCAAGTCCCCATGGAAGTTACACCTGCACGTAGAAGGACATTGGCAATACGATGGCTCGTAACGTTGGCGCGAAAACGGCAAGGCAAATCTATGGTCGAAAAACTTAGTGCAGAGTTATTGGATGCCTACAACAACACGGGTTCTGCGGTGAAGAAGAAAGAGGACACTCACCGCATGGCAGAGGCGAACAAAGCCTTCGCGCACTTTAGGTTTTAA
- the dtd gene encoding D-aminoacyl-tRNA deacylase: protein MKAVVQRVRSASVNVDGRIVAEIGKGLLALIAVLKDDTEKDAVWMATKLAGLRVFDDEAGNINLSLTDVGGSLLLVSNFTIAGDLSRGLRPSFIEAASFEEGKRLFERCEQELRKYGIPVEVGIYGADMLIALENEGPVTLILDSKVRRCSQA from the coding sequence GTGAAGGCAGTCGTGCAACGAGTGCGTTCTGCCTCGGTTAATGTGGATGGGCGTATAGTTGCAGAAATTGGAAAAGGTCTTTTAGCCCTCATCGCTGTACTTAAAGATGACACGGAAAAAGACGCAGTCTGGATGGCTACGAAGCTCGCAGGGTTGAGGGTTTTCGATGACGAAGCCGGAAATATCAACCTCTCTTTGACCGACGTCGGAGGTTCGCTACTTCTCGTGAGCAACTTCACTATTGCAGGGGATTTGAGTCGTGGTCTCCGACCGAGTTTTATCGAAGCCGCCTCCTTCGAAGAGGGGAAGCGCCTCTTCGAAAGATGCGAACAGGAACTTCGGAAGTATGGAATCCCCGTCGAGGTAGGGATTTATGGGGCGGATATGCTCATTGCTCTCGAGAACGAGGGTCCCGTAACCTTGATCTTGGATTCCAAAGTTCGAAGATGCTCACAAGCATAG
- a CDS encoding bifunctional (p)ppGpp synthetase/guanosine-3',5'-bis(diphosphate) 3'-pyrophosphohydrolase, giving the protein MIREQHPKADVQRIRRAYYLAEIGHRGQTRKTGEPYVMHPLAVAKILAELHMDTDTIAAGLLHDLIEDTPITREQIRENFGESVLSLVEGVTKLEFPPLPKLSEQRMAAEKRERFAETLKKMLIAMATDIRVMVIKLADRLHNLQTLQVLDEEAQKRIAQETLEIYAPLAARLGIWQIKWQLEDLAFKFLYPEEFERISELVAKTRTSREQEVHEAIVMIKERLEQAGYHHFEVTGRPKHLYSIYQKMAIQGFEFEEIYDLLGIRIIVDTEADCYKVLGIVHELWMPIPGLFFDYIAKAKPNGYQSLHTKVVGPRGEPLEVQIRTFDMHRTAEYGVASHWQYKPGDKGKLSATDQAKINMLRQQIFEWSNETSRGTDFLTLVSNDLFGEQVFTFTPKGDVIDLPRGATPIDFAFRVHTNVGLHTAGARVNGRIVRLDYELDNGDIVEVITRANASPSVDWLRFVKTASARAKIRGYLRQANKEVNAQRGKEALERELKSMGLDHRAILTETKLEETARTLHKNDAKTLLALVGEGLVPVQRVIAKLTAEARKREGKAGLAIRPGGITQEVLLAPGDVDNVAFRRSRCCLPVPGDETVGFISKGRGIILHRKLCPNFQKTAESEPKRVVNVNWPRDGKNLYPVNLRVQTVNRQGLLAEISSVLSETKINVSAATIRTLPNQTALLDLTVDVHDLHHLQSMINKLSVMQDVISIQRTFGGKATK; this is encoded by the coding sequence TAGAAGATACACCGATAACCCGTGAGCAAATCCGTGAAAACTTCGGAGAAAGCGTACTTTCTTTAGTCGAAGGGGTAACGAAGTTAGAGTTTCCTCCGCTTCCGAAATTGAGCGAACAACGCATGGCAGCGGAAAAACGCGAGCGCTTCGCTGAGACTCTGAAAAAAATGCTCATCGCTATGGCGACGGATATCCGCGTTATGGTGATTAAACTCGCTGACCGTTTGCATAACCTTCAAACTCTGCAAGTGTTAGACGAGGAAGCACAAAAAAGAATTGCGCAAGAGACTTTAGAAATTTACGCACCACTGGCGGCGAGACTCGGGATATGGCAAATCAAATGGCAGTTAGAAGATTTGGCATTTAAATTTCTTTATCCTGAAGAATTCGAACGAATTTCGGAATTAGTCGCTAAAACGCGCACGAGCCGAGAGCAAGAAGTTCATGAAGCCATAGTGATGATCAAAGAAAGGCTCGAACAAGCAGGCTATCATCATTTCGAAGTTACAGGAAGGCCGAAGCATCTATACAGCATCTATCAGAAAATGGCGATTCAAGGCTTCGAATTCGAAGAAATTTACGATTTGCTCGGAATAAGGATTATCGTGGATACGGAGGCGGATTGTTATAAAGTTTTAGGCATCGTTCACGAGTTATGGATGCCCATCCCCGGTTTATTCTTCGATTACATCGCTAAAGCGAAACCTAACGGCTACCAGTCTCTACACACGAAAGTCGTAGGACCGAGAGGTGAACCATTAGAAGTGCAGATTCGCACTTTCGACATGCATCGGACTGCGGAATATGGCGTCGCTTCTCACTGGCAGTATAAGCCGGGTGACAAAGGGAAACTCTCTGCTACCGACCAAGCAAAAATCAATATGCTTCGTCAACAGATTTTCGAATGGTCTAATGAAACTTCACGAGGAACCGACTTCCTTACGCTCGTTAGCAATGACCTATTCGGTGAACAAGTTTTCACTTTCACCCCGAAAGGGGACGTCATTGATTTGCCGAGGGGCGCGACTCCGATTGACTTCGCATTTCGCGTTCACACGAACGTCGGTTTACACACAGCAGGTGCTCGTGTAAACGGACGAATCGTTCGTTTGGACTACGAACTCGATAACGGAGATATCGTCGAAGTGATTACCCGAGCCAATGCTTCACCTAGTGTGGATTGGCTGCGATTCGTAAAAACCGCAAGTGCGCGGGCAAAGATTCGTGGTTACTTGAGGCAAGCGAATAAAGAGGTGAACGCTCAGCGCGGCAAGGAAGCACTCGAACGCGAACTCAAATCTATGGGTCTTGACCATAGAGCAATTCTCACAGAAACCAAGCTCGAAGAAACCGCTCGCACTTTGCATAAAAACGACGCGAAGACTCTTTTGGCTTTAGTAGGGGAAGGGCTCGTTCCTGTTCAACGAGTTATAGCCAAACTTACCGCAGAAGCAAGAAAACGAGAGGGAAAAGCAGGATTAGCCATCCGTCCGGGGGGAATTACTCAAGAAGTACTGCTTGCTCCTGGGGATGTGGATAACGTGGCTTTTCGACGTTCGAGATGCTGCTTGCCTGTTCCTGGCGATGAAACTGTCGGATTTATTTCGAAAGGTCGAGGAATTATTCTTCACCGGAAACTGTGTCCGAATTTCCAAAAAACCGCAGAGTCGGAGCCTAAACGTGTGGTCAACGTGAATTGGCCTCGAGATGGAAAAAACCTTTACCCTGTGAACCTACGAGTGCAAACGGTAAACCGTCAAGGCTTGCTTGCGGAAATAAGCAGTGTCCTCAGCGAGACGAAAATTAACGTTAGCGCAGCTACTATTCGCACCTTACCTAACCAGACTGCGTTGCTTGACCTAACTGTAGATGTGCACGACCTCCACCATCTCCAAAGCATGATAAACAAACTAAGCGTTATGCAGGATGTGATTAGCATCCAGAGGACATTCGGAGGAAAGGCGACTAAGTGA